GGTCGATTATGTGTTAATCGACCCGTATTATTGATCAAATTCCATGCTCGAGNNNNNNNNNNNNNNNNNNNNNNNNNNNNNNNNNNNNNNNNNNNNNNNNNNNNNNNNNNNNNNNNNNNNNNNNNNNNNNNNNNNNNNNNNNNNNNNNNNNNTATGGCCCATTGCAGCCCATTCGTAAGCCACCTACAAATTGGCTAGCAACCAGTTTGTCGTCACTAATGAAGGCTCTCGAATCGCACCTCGACTGGGTACGGGTCGCCACCCTATCCACTAGTCTCAAGCCTATTGCACCCCCATGCCAACAATCGCCAGCTGAAAGCCAAGTCTTAACAATGACTTCCGAGCCGGAGTGCCTATCGTATTCCATTCtctgtctccctctctctttcggTAAGCTGGATCTGATTTTTTGATTCTGATGTTTTGGTGGGAGGGATttgttgatttgggtttttttttttgattttttgattctGTATAAATCACAGCAGTTTTACAAAAAGTTAAttcatagaaaataaaacattcGTGTTTCTTTCGCAAATTCAGCTTTCTTCGTCTCCGTGAATTATTCACAAACAGAACAAAAACTCTAAAACAGAGCAGCCCCAATGGACAGGCTCTCGACCACGTCGGCCATACATCCCAACACTTTCCAACCctatattttctatatttttttggaagatcTGTTTGCTTGAAATGGGGTTCTGATTATTTCTTTCCCCATGAGATTGAACCCGGATCCAGAATTTAACACTAAAATCCGGTCTTCGCGGGTCGGGGTGGATGGGTCGGGTATTGCGGGTTTGGGCGGGTTTTGCCACCCCTAGTAATTCTAAGGAAGAGCATACATGTATTTCAGGAATCTGCTCTCTTGTTGATGGACTTCTTTCCAGTTTTGGTGTCAGCAATCCGATTTTCCCGTTTCAGGCCGGTATTCCTACTCTCTCATGTCATCAATGGTGGCTCGACATGATCGGTAGTCCTACAAAATTAGTAAGTGTTGGCTTGTCTTTCTGTTTTAGCTGTGCGAGTTTACTTTCTTTGAATACTATGATTTccaatttaatttgtaattaataaaCCCAAACACAATTCATTTATGATGAATCTGGGTGTATATTTTGTTCTCTAGAGATCTTTGAGTTCGCTCGAAGCATTTCAGCTTCGTGCATGATTTTGAACATGAAGGGTGAGCTTCCCAAAACGTCATACGTGTTCCTCATCAAATCCCTGTGATGCAATCATATTGCAAATGAGTGAAAAGCTTGTTTCAGGctatattatttgatattttgattttgatcttCTAATCAAATCTATACCGTTGAtctattaattatcaaaatgatTCTGGGCATCTGTTCAGTGATCAATTGCTTCCACCCAAACCATTTTTAGTCATCTAGTGCAAGTGAGAGTTCATGGGATATGATCATCTCCAGCTATGAGTCATGACTCAACAGTATTCCATTTCTGTTATGCTGGAGTCATTCAACAACTTCTGTATTTCTTCGCTAGATCGATCACGCTTTTCCTCAAGTCACATTAGTCTACCCCATTTTCCATCAATAATTGAAAGTTATAACTACTGTgcacatcaaagtttcaataaACAGTAATTAAGCGGATTAAGTTTACATGTCAACTCTTTGAATGCTAAGatccaattaatttttttgaagttgGAGTGAAGCCAAATGTTCAAAGCATTACTTACTTACGGATATGTGTTTATTGGCTAACATGAGATGTTGGAGTAAATTAAAGTGGTTTGAAGAGTGAAGCTAAACAAGGAGGTCGAAGGTAAAAATTGTGTTATTCTTTTggctaataatattttttattcatgttaaatttgatttttgattaaCTTGCAAGCATATTATGACAAGTTAATAGAATTAATACTAAAAATAGACATTCAAATACTTGTCTACCCAACATTTAACCACATGTGAATGTGTGTTTAAcataaatatttgttaattgtttgggtttttgtttggttgattATATGTTAATTGATGTCGTTATGTGGTATCTCGTGTTCAACCAGGCTTTTGGCATTGATCGAATTCCAAGCTCGACTCCACCAAAAACAGTCAGGAAAAGCTCCATGGGAGTATTTTCATCATCATACCTTTGGGTTTTCTCCACGTTATATCTTGCATGACATTGCATGAAGGGGTTAGAAGTTCCGACTCAGTACCATCTCAGACAAGCATGCTAGTAGCATAATGTTCATCACCACTGCCCCATTACCAAAGATCTCAATCACCCACGTTAATTCTTGCATGACGTTGCAGGCAGGGGTTAGAAGTTCCGACTCAATACCATCTCAGACAAGCATGCTAGTAGCATAATGTTCCTCGCCACCACCTCATCACCAAAGATCTCAATCACCCACAAGACCATAACCATACCTTTTGCGTTCTTCTTCAACACTAGCCGGACAACCATAACCATAACACATTCCGTCCAACGAGAACAACCACCAAAACTTGAACCTCAAGAACAGGAAGACAATTACAACATTACCAACAACTCACACTGGACCAAAAAGATTCACAGACTTTGCGCTGAAGAGCACAATGTTGACGAGGCACTTTGCCTTCTCGACCGTCTCAGCCTCCGCGGATACCGCCCCGACTCCCTCAACCTCAGCAGCATAATTCACGCACTATGCGACTCCAACCGCTTCGCCGAAGCCCACCACCGACTTCTACTGTCCATAGCTTCTAACTGCGTCCCCGACGAGCGCACCTGCAATGTACTTATTGCCAGGTTACTTGATTGTCGAACCCCATATATAACATTGCATTTTGTTCGCCGTTTGTTTGATGTTAAGCCTGAATTTGTACCATCTTTGGTTATTTATAACCGTTTGATGAATCAGCTTTGCTTGTTGTCACGACCCAGTGAAGCTCACAGGTTGTTTTTCGATATGAAGAGTAGGGGGCATTGTCCAAATATTGTTTCTTATACTACCTTGATTAATGGGTATTGTAAAATTGGTGAAGTGGATAATGGCCAGaaggtgtttgatgaaatggGTGAGAATGGGGTAGGACCAAACTCGCTGACATATAGTGTATTGATTCGTGGTGTTCTTCGGAGGCGTGACATTGAACGTGGGAGGGAATTGACATGCAAACTTTGGGAGAAGATGAGGGATGAAGAAGACCTGTTCGTGAGAAATGCAGCTTTTGCGAATTTTGTTGATTCTTTGTGTAAAGAAGGGTTTTTTCACGAACTGTTTAGGATCACGGAAGATATGCCTCAAGGGAAGAGTGTGTCTGAGGAATTCTTTTATAGTCAGATGATTGATTCACTTTGTAAAGTTGGAAGACATCATGGGGCCTCAAGGATTGTTTACATAATGAGGAAAAGAGGGTTTCTTCCTAGTTTAGTATCATACAACTCTATTGTACATGGGCTTTGCAAGGACGGAGGTTGTGTGAGGGCTTATCAGCTGTTAGAGGAAGGAATTCATTTTGGGTACTTACCATCTGAGTGTACATATAAGATTATAGTAGAAGGCCTTTGCAAAGAGTCGGAGCTCCACAAGGCAAGGAATATTCTGCAATATATGCTGAATAAGGAGGGTGTGGACAGAACCAGAATGTTCAACATATATTTAAGGGCGCTTTGTCTTATGAATAACCCAACTGAGCTTTTGAATGTGCTTGTTTTTATGCTTCAGAACCAGTGTCAGCCTGATGTAGTAACCTTGAACACAGCTATAAATGGGTTGTGCAAGATGGGGAGGATTGAAGAGGCTTTGAAGGTATTGAATGATATGATAATTGGCAAATTTTGTGCTCCGGATTCTGTGACCTTCACTACTGTCATATGCGGTTTATTAAACGTTGGAAGAACCCAGGAggcatttaattttttgcatCACATAATGCCGGAACATGGTGTTAGGCCTGGTGTTGTGACATATAATGCAGTTCTTCGAGGCTTGTTCAAACTTCAGAAAGCAAATGAAGCAATGGGGATTTTTAATGGCATGATGAGTGATGGTGTCACTGCAGACTGTACTACCTACACTGTAATAATTGATGGATTATGTGAGACTGGACAAATAGAAGAGGCTCAGAGGTTCTGGGATGATGTAATATGGCCTTCAAAGATTCATGATAATTTTGTTTACGCAGCCCTTATCAAAGGGCTTTGCCGCTCAGGCAAATTGAATGAAGCTTGTCATTTCTTATATGAACTAGTAGATTCTGGGGTTGCTCCAAACATTTTCAACTACAATATTTTGATTGACAGTGCATGCAAGTTAGGCTTAAGGAGAGAAGCTTATCAGACTGTTGGAGAGATGAGAAGGAATGGGCTGGCCCCAGATGCTGTAACCTGGAGGATTCTTGACAAATTACATGGTAATGTGGGATGGCAATTCTCTGTTGAGGATGCAACTCTGCAGTCCAGAGGTGGGCCACAGGATATAGACACGGGAGAAGAACTTAGATTGTGAAGCAAATCCGACTTGGATTCAAGTAGCTACAAGAAGACAGAAACTATATGATCCTGTTAAGGGGATCCATATATCCATGAAGATGACTCTTTTAACCTTGTGACAGAGAGAAACTTCTTGACGTATTAAAGCATCTTCTGAAGCGGTTAAGAAGATGCAAAAGTGACAGAGCTTACCCCAAGACAGAAGATCATGCAAAGTTGAGACGCCTAATCGGGCAGGTAAAGGGGACTACCCTTTTCCTTAACAATTCTTATTCCCTCGCCCATTATTCTGACAAACTTCAACGTAATTACACTAATATCCCTGAGCTtccataatttaaaatttacatttatacattttttaagCCCTTGCCTAGTGAAAAGCGTTCGTTTTTCAACTCCAAAATCGtcaaaaagaagcaaaaaaatggCTAGTTTTATGGATCCAATTTCGATATTGATGAGTGTAATTCTAAGGAAGAGCATATATGTATTTCAGGAATCTGCTCTCTTGTTGATGGACTTATTTTGCGTTTTGGTGTCAGCAATCCGATTTTCCCGTTTCATTTTCACTCATACTACTACCGATCATGTCGAGCCACCATTGATGACATGGGAGAGTAGGGGTACAAAATTAGTATTTCAGGATTCTGCTCTCTTGTTGATGGACCTTCTTTCTAGTTTTgacaaacaatattttttattcatgttaaatttggtttttattaACTTGCAAGTATATTATGACAAGTTAACAGAATTTATGCTAAAAATAGACATTCAAATACTTCTCTACCCACCATTTGCGAATGTGTGTCTAACATAAATATTTGTTCATTGTTTGGCTTTTTGATTTGTTGATTATATGTTAATTGATGTCGTTACGTGGTATCCCGTGTTCAACTAGGCTTTTGGCATTGATCAAATTCCAAGTTAGAGTTGgcgtatttttatttttattattatatttttattagttattttCAAGGTTGATTCGATCTGTCTTTTCCAAAAGTTCATTTTATTCATCTTGAACTGAAGGAAGttgttaaaattacaaaatttagattaaaaatatGGGTTGTTTATTTTctagagtttttattttaattttttaattttttttattctattcaaAAAAGGATAGGCCGAAGAGACGCATTTTTCTAGAGCTTAAATACAAGTACATATTATGTATTTTGTAGTTATTAATTAGTTCAAGTGATATTTGTTTTTAGAGTAAAGCATATCTTGACGCATTAATTTTTCTAACTTGAAGAGAGTTTTGACAAGAACGTAGTAGTTCAACTCTTTGAACTTATAGTGTAATATTATAATTggagttgatatatatatatcaactccAATTATAATATTACACTATAAGTATGATGGTAAACAATTGCTCAGACTTAGTTTGTATAAGTTCCAACTCGTGCTCgattcttttaataaataagttgagcttaaacaataattttgactcaaatattaaacgagCCAAACTTGTATGCTTTCTTTGGCTCAGTTTTGGCCTGTGTAAATGTAATGATATAAAAAGATGTCAATGTATTTAGCTTCATTCACTCACTATTTTTGTTGTATATTACACTTTACTCTCCCTCAACCATTCCCTCCTTTACACTTACACATCTAAGGGTGCGTTTTGGTATTGcgatttaataaacaaaaagtacgattttaaactaaatcgtaAAAAATTGACtgttgttttcaaaaaatagctcaatcggttgggatcacgcctaataaagcggaggccactagtttgaatcctctTCCCCCCTCTCgtatgga
Above is a genomic segment from Corylus avellana chromosome ca9, CavTom2PMs-1.0 containing:
- the LOC132191976 gene encoding pentatricopeptide repeat-containing protein At3g18020-like, with protein sequence MFLATTSSPKISITHKTITIPFAFFFNTSRTTITITHSVQREQPPKLEPQEQEDNYNITNNSHWTKKIHRLCAEEHNVDEALCLLDRLSLRGYRPDSLNLSSIIHALCDSNRFAEAHHRLLLSIASNCVPDERTCNVLIARLLDCRTPYITLHFVRRLFDVKPEFVPSLVIYNRLMNQLCLLSRPSEAHRLFFDMKSRGHCPNIVSYTTLINGYCKIGEVDNGQKVFDEMGENGVGPNSLTYSVLIRGVLRRRDIERGRELTCKLWEKMRDEEDLFVRNAAFANFVDSLCKEGFFHELFRITEDMPQGKSVSEEFFYSQMIDSLCKVGRHHGASRIVYIMRKRGFLPSLVSYNSIVHGLCKDGGCVRAYQLLEEGIHFGYLPSECTYKIIVEGLCKESELHKARNILQYMLNKEGVDRTRMFNIYLRALCLMNNPTELLNVLVFMLQNQCQPDVVTLNTAINGLCKMGRIEEALKVLNDMIIGKFCAPDSVTFTTVICGLLNVGRTQEAFNFLHHIMPEHGVRPGVVTYNAVLRGLFKLQKANEAMGIFNGMMSDGVTADCTTYTVIIDGLCETGQIEEAQRFWDDVIWPSKIHDNFVYAALIKGLCRSGKLNEACHFLYELVDSGVAPNIFNYNILIDSACKLGLRREAYQTVGEMRRNGLAPDAVTWRILDKLHGNVGWQFSVEDATLQSRGGPQDIDTGEELRL